Proteins from one Cryptomeria japonica chromosome 4, Sugi_1.0, whole genome shotgun sequence genomic window:
- the LOC131054375 gene encoding uncharacterized protein LOC131054375 gives MTRWSTPKLHWFKLDFDGSAQSNCQAGGGVIRDHLGNTVAAYADNLRNNTVTQAEGMALLWGLKMANSIEIKYLEIEGDSQIIVDYVKGNTSAVWRVEPILRDIRCLMVKMEDFSIRHIFKEGNRAVDSMAADRRLQNGLRC, from the coding sequence ATGACCAGATGGTCAACCCCCAAGCTACACTGGTTTAAACTGGATTTTGATGGTTCAGCTCAAAGCAACTGTCAGGCTGGAGGTGGAGTCATCCGGGACCATCTGGGGAACACGGTTGCAGCGTACGCTGACAACCTAAGGAATAATACAGTCACTCAAGCTGAAGGAATGGCCCTCCTTTGGGGTCTGAAAATGGCTAACTCCATAGAAATAaaatatctggaaattgaaggagactctcaaaTTATTGTTGACTATGTCAAAGGGAACACTTCAGCGGTGTGGAGAGTGGAACCCATTCTGAGGGATATCAGGTGCCTCATGGTCAAGATGGAGGACTTCAGTATCCGCCACATCTTCAAAGAAGGAAACAGAGCTGTTGATTCCATGGCGGCTGATAGAAGGCTGCAGAATGGCTTACGATGCTAG